In Paenibacillus hexagrammi, the following are encoded in one genomic region:
- a CDS encoding ATP-binding protein — protein MSDQDELSERRKNKLKLIQFSKDDQMLVESEKPKETFADVGGLEDVKKKIRMNFILPLKQPEVFAAYGKEAGGSLLLYGPPGCGKTFIARAVAGEIDANFLHIELQAILSMYVGQSEHNLHDIFEKARENKPCVIFIDELDAMGGSRHQMRQHHDRMLVNQLLLELDGLQANNDQVFVIGATNTPWYLDSALRRPGRFNHLVFVPPPQEAEREAILELKLSGKPTGNLKLAKIAAQTKLFSGADLEQVVKDAVECAMERTFETGEIQPISQEDLLTAAKDRKATTLDWFSTAKNYATFSDVNQDYKLVLDYMKQHGIK, from the coding sequence ATGTCCGACCAAGATGAACTTTCGGAGCGGAGAAAAAATAAACTGAAGCTCATTCAATTCAGCAAAGATGATCAGATGCTTGTAGAATCGGAAAAGCCCAAGGAGACATTCGCGGATGTAGGCGGCTTGGAGGATGTTAAGAAGAAAATTCGCATGAATTTCATCCTTCCACTCAAGCAGCCGGAGGTTTTTGCAGCTTACGGCAAAGAGGCCGGAGGAAGCCTGCTGCTTTACGGGCCCCCGGGCTGCGGGAAGACCTTTATCGCGAGGGCGGTTGCCGGAGAGATCGATGCGAATTTCTTGCATATCGAACTGCAGGCCATACTTTCGATGTATGTGGGGCAGAGTGAGCATAATCTGCATGATATTTTTGAAAAAGCCAGGGAGAATAAGCCGTGCGTCATTTTCATAGATGAATTGGATGCTATGGGAGGAAGCCGCCATCAAATGAGGCAGCATCACGATCGGATGCTTGTGAATCAGCTGCTGCTGGAGCTTGACGGTCTGCAGGCGAATAATGATCAAGTATTCGTAATTGGTGCTACCAACACGCCATGGTACCTTGATTCTGCGTTGCGTCGTCCGGGAAGGTTTAATCACCTTGTCTTCGTACCGCCTCCACAGGAAGCAGAGCGTGAAGCCATTCTGGAGCTGAAGCTTTCCGGCAAGCCAACCGGCAACTTAAAGCTTGCGAAGATTGCTGCGCAGACCAAGCTGTTTTCGGGAGCTGATCTTGAGCAGGTGGTTAAGGATGCCGTAGAGTGTGCGATGGAGCGGACATTCGAGACCGGCGAGATACAGCCTATTTCGCAGGAAGATTTGTTAACAGCGGCAAAAGATCGCAAAGCGACGACTCTGGATTGGTTCTCTACAGCGAAGAATTATGCAACCTTTAGCGACGTCAACCAAGATTACAAACTTGTGTTGGATTATATGAAACAACATGGAATCAAGTAG
- a CDS encoding immunoglobulin-like domain-containing protein: MKKSFTTLLATVLTFGSVIGAVPGSVSAAETSTDADLILHYDMKDLNGSVVKDQTGHYDGTWVNPQNASWMKTAEAGAISFTGGSTSSYISIPTGVLDNLTDITVSTLVNWSGKNPVEWVYALGQTGASTNYLYFTPKYNSDGTARFGIATNGWRNELSAKAPTLTSNTWKLVTTVLSGSNKTLTTYIDGVQVATGSTGDMTLAQIKDATGLSGFLGKSFYSADPYFGGMISDFQIYKTALSADQISNLEEEAEQKISKMDHLSLDSAADQLTESGLLGTNTDAESIMSNLSLPTQGSYGTTISWTSDKANVISSSGVVNRPAFEDGNQTVTLTAAVTDGTNTVNRTFTFTVIRQSSAEEAVLLDAAGLVVHHIDDVRGNLTLPTSGSNGSVITWKSENPSVITPTGEVTRPANGSGDTTIKLTATITSGAAVLTKAFAAKVKELPASQAYSGYLFGYFTGEGYSNGEQIYFARSQGNDPLHWTELNGGNPAITSDLGEKGLRDPFIMRSPEGDKFYMIATDLKMYGSGDWTRAQTAGSRSIMVWESDDLIHWSNQRMAEVSPPEAGNTWAPEIAYDHSTGEYVVFWASKIYDDAAHSGSSYQRIMYAKTRDFYTFSEPAEYLDYGYSTIDTTMIQNDGKVYRFTKDERNNSTSTPNGKFVFEEAGNSIFDPNFTMVKEGVGKGSISRGEGPTVFKSNTENKWYLFIDEFGGRGYVPFETTDLASGNWTMSSNYELPSRPRHGTVLPVTESEYNLLQSQVPTVETPSADVPVSGISVDQEHVVLEKGSDAQLQAAVQPANAANPSILWSSSNEEVAVVDESGKVTALSEGTARITASTVDGGYIAVSEVQVNEAASTTAGAVLAGPDQVIPGSQFEITYGLSHVDQQVLAEDITVTYDPQQVELVSADTLDESKFVIVDHKAVDAGTERLLGVHFGEAQTSPNANWMKLTFKVKEGAASGSALVRVSGLSTANAEGIEAVLEGAVYSVQVSQIDKSALNALILEAQTKHDAAVEGTHAGEYPAGAKAALQTAITSAQQIVDNAAATQAQVEQAVANLHTALDTFLNSVIQRMPGDSNHDNRVSVGDLAIVAKAYGAVSTDANWNDVKQGDLNGDGKIDVEDLAALARLILAE, encoded by the coding sequence ATGAAAAAGAGTTTCACTACCCTGTTAGCTACGGTGTTAACCTTCGGAAGTGTTATCGGTGCTGTACCTGGGTCCGTGTCCGCTGCGGAAACTTCGACTGATGCCGATCTTATCCTGCACTACGATATGAAAGATTTGAATGGTTCTGTGGTGAAAGATCAGACGGGACATTACGACGGAACCTGGGTCAATCCGCAGAATGCTTCCTGGATGAAAACCGCTGAAGCAGGCGCGATCAGCTTTACTGGGGGCAGCACGAGCTCCTATATCTCGATTCCTACTGGAGTCCTGGACAATTTAACGGATATCACGGTTTCTACTCTAGTCAACTGGAGCGGCAAGAATCCCGTGGAGTGGGTATATGCGCTAGGACAAACGGGAGCCAGCACGAATTATTTATATTTTACACCTAAATATAATTCGGACGGCACAGCACGGTTCGGTATTGCCACGAATGGTTGGAGAAATGAGCTATCAGCGAAAGCTCCGACGCTAACATCCAACACATGGAAACTGGTAACTACAGTTCTTTCGGGTTCTAACAAAACGCTGACGACGTATATTGACGGCGTTCAGGTGGCTACGGGATCAACTGGAGATATGACACTTGCACAAATTAAGGATGCAACCGGGCTAAGCGGTTTTCTGGGCAAATCGTTTTATTCAGCTGACCCTTATTTTGGCGGCATGATCTCAGATTTTCAAATTTACAAAACCGCTTTATCCGCCGATCAAATCTCCAATCTGGAAGAAGAGGCCGAGCAGAAAATATCCAAGATGGACCATCTTTCTTTGGACAGCGCAGCCGATCAATTAACCGAGTCTGGTCTACTAGGTACGAACACGGATGCGGAAAGCATCATGAGTAATCTTAGCTTACCGACACAGGGAAGCTATGGTACGACCATATCCTGGACTTCAGACAAAGCTAACGTGATCAGCAGCTCGGGCGTTGTTAATCGTCCTGCCTTTGAGGACGGCAATCAAACGGTTACACTCACGGCAGCGGTAACGGATGGGACGAATACGGTGAATCGAACATTTACGTTTACCGTTATTCGCCAATCTAGTGCAGAAGAAGCTGTACTTCTGGACGCCGCAGGCTTGGTGGTTCACCATATTGACGATGTGCGAGGCAACTTGACGCTTCCGACTTCCGGAAGCAACGGTTCGGTGATTACGTGGAAGTCGGAGAACCCTTCGGTTATTACGCCTACAGGTGAAGTGACCCGCCCTGCTAACGGAAGCGGAGATACGACGATTAAGCTAACAGCGACGATCACTTCAGGAGCGGCAGTACTTACCAAGGCTTTTGCAGCAAAAGTAAAGGAATTGCCTGCTTCCCAAGCGTATTCAGGCTATTTGTTTGGATACTTCACAGGTGAAGGCTACTCAAATGGCGAGCAAATTTATTTTGCCCGAAGTCAAGGCAATGACCCGCTGCATTGGACGGAACTTAACGGAGGAAATCCTGCGATTACTTCCGATTTAGGTGAGAAAGGACTTCGAGATCCGTTTATTATGCGTTCGCCTGAAGGCGATAAGTTCTACATGATCGCAACCGATTTGAAAATGTACGGAAGCGGCGACTGGACGCGTGCACAAACCGCTGGTAGCCGATCCATTATGGTTTGGGAATCCGATGACCTGATCCATTGGTCCAATCAGCGCATGGCCGAAGTATCTCCGCCGGAAGCAGGCAATACCTGGGCCCCTGAGATTGCATATGATCATTCTACCGGCGAATACGTGGTCTTCTGGGCATCCAAAATCTACGATGATGCGGCGCATTCAGGCAGCAGCTATCAGCGGATTATGTATGCAAAAACCAGAGACTTCTATACATTCTCGGAGCCGGCTGAATACTTGGATTACGGCTATTCAACGATTGATACAACGATGATCCAAAATGACGGTAAGGTATACCGCTTTACGAAGGATGAGAGAAATAATTCGACCTCTACGCCAAATGGGAAGTTTGTTTTTGAGGAAGCGGGCAATTCTATCTTCGATCCGAATTTCACAATGGTAAAAGAAGGCGTTGGCAAAGGGTCCATCAGCCGTGGTGAAGGACCGACGGTATTCAAATCCAACACCGAGAACAAATGGTATCTGTTCATCGATGAATTTGGCGGCAGAGGGTACGTACCTTTTGAAACAACGGATTTAGCTTCGGGCAATTGGACAATGTCTTCTAACTATGAACTGCCATCCCGCCCTCGGCACGGTACAGTACTTCCTGTTACAGAATCGGAGTACAATCTGCTGCAGAGTCAGGTGCCAACAGTTGAAACGCCTAGTGCGGATGTTCCCGTAAGCGGTATTTCCGTCGATCAAGAGCATGTTGTCTTGGAAAAAGGCTCGGACGCGCAGTTACAGGCAGCAGTTCAGCCAGCTAATGCCGCTAATCCTTCGATCTTATGGTCAAGCAGCAATGAGGAAGTTGCTGTTGTGGACGAATCGGGCAAAGTTACGGCCTTGAGTGAAGGGACGGCACGGATTACGGCATCAACTGTTGACGGAGGATATATCGCTGTAAGTGAAGTACAGGTGAACGAAGCAGCGTCTACTACGGCTGGTGCTGTACTGGCAGGACCTGATCAAGTAATCCCCGGTTCTCAGTTTGAAATCACATACGGACTAAGCCACGTCGACCAGCAAGTATTGGCTGAAGATATCACTGTGACGTACGATCCACAGCAAGTAGAGCTTGTGTCAGCAGATACACTTGACGAGTCCAAATTCGTCATTGTCGACCATAAAGCGGTCGATGCCGGCACCGAACGTCTGCTTGGCGTTCATTTTGGAGAAGCTCAAACCAGTCCGAATGCAAATTGGATGAAGCTGACCTTTAAAGTGAAAGAAGGGGCTGCAAGCGGCTCCGCTCTAGTGAGAGTGTCCGGGTTATCCACGGCGAATGCAGAAGGAATCGAAGCAGTGCTCGAAGGGGCTGTGTATTCCGTCCAAGTGAGCCAGATTGACAAATCGGCACTGAATGCACTGATTCTAGAAGCTCAGACGAAGCACGACGCAGCTGTTGAAGGTACGCATGCAGGCGAGTATCCAGCAGGGGCGAAAGCTGCGCTGCAAACGGCTATTACAAGCGCTCAGCAAATTGTTGACAATGCAGCAGCAACGCAGGCTCAGGTTGAGCAGGCAGTCGCGAACCTGCATACTGCGCTAGATACGTTCCTCAATTCCGTTATTCAGCGGATGCCTGGCGATAGCAATCATGATAACAGGGTTAGCGTCGGCGACCTTGCCATCGTGGCTAAAGCTTACGGCGCTGTCTCTACAGATGCGAATTGGAATGATGTGAAGCAGGGAGATTTGAACGGAGACGGCAAGATTGATGTGGAGGATCTGGCTGCGCTGGCAAGATTGATACTCGCAGAGTAA
- a CDS encoding LacI family DNA-binding transcriptional regulator, whose protein sequence is MSENVTMRDIAERLGVSSVTVSKAINDKEGVSEELRKKIKDLAAEMGYRFNTLAKSMKEGLFYNIGIIIPERFTGATQAFYMQFYQILNKVLEEYDYSGILHILSVEDEEELVLPRIYREKKVDGFIILGQLNIQYMDMFLDTGVSVVLLDFYNDQPEVDCVITDSFYGVYDLTNYLIKLGHRDIAFVGDIRATSSIQDRFLGYYKSMLEHDISFPEDYVIKDRDNKGKYIDLKMPAKMPTAFVCNCDQIAYHLVTTLQKQGYSVPEDCSVVGFDNDIFATLAQPNLTTVEVNMEEMSRSAASMMMRKIKDSSSSHGRVTVKGKIIYRDSVRDLRNI, encoded by the coding sequence ATGAGTGAGAATGTGACGATGCGGGACATAGCTGAGAGGCTCGGTGTAAGCAGTGTGACCGTTTCGAAGGCTATTAACGATAAAGAAGGCGTAAGCGAGGAGCTAAGAAAGAAAATTAAAGATTTGGCTGCAGAGATGGGCTACCGCTTCAACACACTGGCCAAGTCGATGAAAGAAGGCCTGTTTTATAATATCGGCATTATCATTCCGGAGCGGTTCACCGGAGCAACCCAAGCTTTTTACATGCAATTCTATCAAATATTAAATAAAGTGCTGGAGGAATATGATTACTCCGGCATCTTGCATATTCTGAGCGTGGAAGACGAGGAAGAGCTTGTACTGCCGAGAATTTACCGCGAGAAAAAAGTGGACGGCTTTATTATTTTGGGCCAACTTAACATCCAATATATGGATATGTTCCTGGATACGGGAGTTTCCGTCGTCCTGCTTGATTTTTACAATGACCAGCCTGAAGTCGACTGTGTGATTACGGATAGCTTCTACGGGGTTTATGACCTGACGAACTACTTAATCAAGCTGGGACATCGGGACATTGCTTTTGTCGGAGATATCCGTGCGACCAGCAGCATTCAGGATCGGTTCCTTGGCTACTATAAGTCCATGCTTGAGCACGACATTTCATTTCCCGAAGATTACGTGATTAAGGACCGTGACAACAAGGGCAAGTACATTGATTTGAAGATGCCGGCGAAGATGCCGACTGCATTCGTATGCAACTGTGATCAGATTGCCTATCATTTGGTGACAACGCTGCAAAAACAAGGCTACAGTGTCCCTGAGGATTGTTCGGTGGTTGGGTTCGATAATGATATCTTTGCAACGCTGGCGCAACCAAATCTAACCACCGTGGAAGTGAATATGGAAGAGATGTCACGATCGGCTGCATCCATGATGATGCGAAAAATCAAAGACAGCAGCAGCTCACACGGTCGAGTAACGGTCAAAGGAAAGATCATCTATCGGGACTCCGTGCGGGACTTGCGGAATATATAA
- a CDS encoding tetratricopeptide repeat protein, with the protein MTADNPIQAAYAAAHQLISWKRYKEALVELEKILQQDPEDADAYALRARVFLKLNDYDKALHETKEALKRSPEHQHAWFVLVGVYYETDKDHEFERALTEAQRIDPYEAHYFFLKANRLNKKGKFKESKEQLLLALELEPETPIYLAMLSYQEALLGNDEASRQLDREAIRYDAETSHVLLYLAWAASRRGDYDLQESYMRSAVRLNPESKQFQDEYLQALQHSNKLYRMFLWPSRILRKMKAWQIWLAWIVAWFLFKPLILLFILLYVITHWVTKAIVHVRVFGWRRRGS; encoded by the coding sequence ATGACAGCCGATAATCCGATTCAAGCGGCTTATGCTGCCGCACACCAGCTGATTAGCTGGAAGAGGTATAAGGAAGCTCTTGTGGAGTTGGAAAAAATCTTACAGCAAGACCCGGAGGATGCAGATGCCTATGCGCTGCGAGCCCGCGTATTCCTCAAGTTGAATGATTATGACAAAGCGCTACATGAAACCAAAGAAGCCCTTAAGAGGAGTCCGGAGCATCAGCATGCCTGGTTTGTTCTCGTGGGAGTCTATTATGAGACTGATAAGGACCATGAATTTGAACGGGCCCTTACAGAGGCTCAGCGCATTGACCCTTATGAGGCGCACTATTTCTTCCTGAAAGCGAATCGGTTGAATAAAAAAGGGAAGTTCAAAGAGTCCAAGGAGCAGCTGCTGTTAGCACTCGAGCTTGAGCCGGAAACACCGATTTATTTGGCGATGCTCAGCTATCAAGAGGCTCTTCTGGGTAATGACGAGGCATCAAGACAATTGGACCGGGAAGCTATTCGATATGATGCGGAAACGTCTCACGTGCTTCTCTACTTGGCTTGGGCGGCATCAAGGCGTGGAGACTATGATTTGCAAGAGAGCTATATGCGCAGTGCAGTCCGGCTTAATCCGGAGTCTAAACAGTTTCAAGATGAGTATCTCCAGGCGCTACAGCACAGCAACAAATTGTATCGTATGTTTCTTTGGCCTTCTCGTATTCTTCGGAAAATGAAAGCGTGGCAAATCTGGCTCGCCTGGATTGTGGCATGGTTTTTATTCAAGCCCTTAATCCTGCTCTTTATCTTGTTGTATGTTATAACGCATTGGGTGACGAAGGCGATCGTGCACGTCCGGGTGTTCGGATGGAGAAGAAGGGGCAGTTGA